A part of Bacteroidota bacterium genomic DNA contains:
- a CDS encoding sigma-70 family RNA polymerase sigma factor — protein sequence MSTGVEKHSKFNEIMLPYSDMLYNYGFYLTGSVDDASDLLQETFLKAYRFFDKFEQGTNAKAWLYRIMRNTFINEYRRVKRQPEIVEYDEQISPYQFMQHDTQYSNDLRDRVEHHVLGDEVSGAIAALPEKFKSVIVLRDLEDLPYEEIAEVLDIPIGTVRSRLHRARSILYNNLKEYAKNTGYETGESFNPAEFALAV from the coding sequence ATGAGTACAGGTGTCGAAAAGCACTCAAAATTCAACGAAATTATGCTGCCCTACTCCGATATGCTCTACAACTACGGATTCTACTTGACTGGGTCAGTTGACGATGCCAGCGACCTTCTCCAGGAGACCTTCTTGAAGGCTTACCGCTTCTTCGACAAGTTTGAACAGGGTACCAATGCAAAGGCGTGGCTGTATCGCATTATGCGGAATACCTTCATCAACGAATACCGTCGGGTGAAAAGGCAGCCTGAAATAGTCGAGTATGACGAGCAAATCTCCCCGTACCAATTCATGCAGCACGATACGCAGTACTCGAACGATTTGCGCGACCGCGTTGAACACCACGTTCTCGGTGACGAAGTTTCCGGGGCAATCGCGGCGCTCCCTGAAAAATTCAAGAGCGTAATTGTGCTGAGGGATCTTGAGGATCTGCCGTACGAAGAAATTGCCGAAGTTCTCGACATCCCCATCGGCACAGTTCGTTCACGCCTTCATAGGGCGAGAAGCATTCTGTACAATAACCTGAAAGAATATGCCAAGAACACGGGCTACGAAACAGGAGAGAGCTTTAATCCGGCCGAGTTTGCGCTTGCGGTTTAG
- a CDS encoding CoA pyrophosphatase, with amino-acid sequence MIAHIQYTLSYRELQLVKLGPHFFAASPLLSYIRAMFRNLTLDEIKALLTASNESPRKSLSIEGYSRAAVLVPLIVAGKSLDLLFTKRTESVETHKGQISFPGGMVDAADRDVFHTALREAREEIGLTESCIEIAGMLDDMATPTGFVITPVVGVIQELPELAPNNDEVAEVFRVGLDFFSQPSNGRIELREFHGSKHEVWYYNWQNKVIWGATAMMIRSLLKKLKIA; translated from the coding sequence ATGATTGCTCATATTCAATATACGCTGTCCTACAGGGAGTTGCAATTAGTCAAGCTCGGCCCCCACTTTTTTGCAGCTTCTCCCCTTCTTTCCTATATTCGAGCCATGTTTCGCAACCTCACGCTCGACGAAATCAAAGCCTTGCTCACGGCATCAAATGAGTCTCCGCGCAAATCACTTTCGATCGAGGGCTATTCCCGCGCAGCCGTTCTCGTTCCCCTCATAGTGGCGGGAAAATCTCTTGATCTCCTCTTCACAAAGCGAACTGAATCGGTTGAAACGCACAAGGGGCAAATTTCCTTTCCGGGAGGGATGGTTGATGCGGCGGATCGCGATGTTTTTCATACGGCGCTTCGCGAAGCCCGCGAAGAAATCGGGTTGACCGAGTCGTGTATTGAGATTGCCGGTATGCTCGATGATATGGCAACTCCGACGGGTTTCGTCATTACGCCGGTTGTGGGTGTGATTCAGGAATTGCCTGAACTTGCCCCCAACAATGATGAAGTTGCGGAAGTGTTTCGTGTGGGATTGGATTTCTTCTCTCAACCGTCGAACGGCCGGATAGAACTGCGGGAGTTTCATGGCAGCAAGCACGAGGTCTGGTACTACAACTGGCAGAATAAGGTAATTTGGGGCGCCACCGCCATGATGATCCGGTCGCTCCTCAAGAAACTGAAAATCGCCTAA
- a CDS encoding T9SS type A sorting domain-containing protein produces MRKLILPAAIILGVFVVLLEASGWGWNTHRFINRTVVYHLPNRMMLFIQDSSFFAAHAHDADVRVDYGDTSLYAERPRHFMDIDDYPNFHNLTRSLDTLIMQYGWERVKANGTNPWATVWNYDSLVAQLSRGDWNQAKLTASDLGHYVGDAHQPLHNTLNYNGQYTNNYGIHSRYETTMLSPTYYLSHLFITPDTTYYVADRINYIFDYIIHTNSYVDTVLQADTYAKIVSGWNGSGTAPASYYNALWLKTRAITLEQVQRATESLAALWFSAWIDAGLISTTGVLPDVATVPSEFSLSQNYPNPFNPSTTISYRLPVGGTVSLKIYSTDGKEVAILVGENQSAGEHSVQFVASSSLASGMYFCQLRIGNFSQTIKLVLMK; encoded by the coding sequence ATGCGAAAACTGATTCTGCCAGCAGCAATCATTCTTGGCGTTTTTGTCGTGTTATTAGAGGCTTCAGGGTGGGGCTGGAATACACATCGCTTCATCAATCGTACCGTCGTGTATCATCTTCCCAACCGGATGATGCTGTTCATTCAGGACAGTTCCTTTTTCGCTGCACACGCCCATGACGCTGATGTTCGCGTCGACTACGGCGATACCAGCCTTTATGCCGAGCGACCCCGTCATTTCATGGATATTGATGACTATCCGAATTTCCACAATCTGACAAGAAGTCTTGACACTTTGATTATGCAATACGGATGGGAACGGGTGAAGGCAAACGGCACGAATCCGTGGGCGACGGTTTGGAATTACGATTCACTTGTGGCCCAGCTCAGCCGCGGCGATTGGAATCAGGCAAAGCTCACCGCCTCCGACCTCGGGCATTACGTCGGTGATGCGCATCAACCGCTGCATAATACACTCAACTACAACGGACAGTACACGAACAACTACGGCATTCATTCCCGCTACGAAACGACGATGCTCAGCCCGACATACTATCTGTCGCATCTCTTCATTACGCCGGATACGACGTACTACGTTGCCGACAGGATCAACTACATCTTTGACTACATCATTCACACCAACAGCTATGTTGATACGGTGTTGCAGGCCGACACGTACGCGAAGATCGTTTCGGGTTGGAACGGAAGCGGCACGGCTCCGGCCTCGTACTACAATGCTCTGTGGTTGAAGACGAGGGCCATCACGCTTGAGCAAGTCCAGCGCGCAACGGAAAGTCTCGCAGCACTCTGGTTTTCAGCGTGGATTGATGCCGGCCTGATTTCAACAACAGGCGTATTGCCTGACGTTGCCACGGTTCCCTCGGAGTTTTCGCTTTCGCAGAACTATCCCAATCCCTTCAATCCCTCCACGACGATATCCTACCGGCTGCCGGTCGGCGGGACGGTTTCCCTTAAAATCTACTCCACAGACGGAAAGGAAGTTGCTATCCTGGTCGGGGAAAATCAATCGGCGGGAGAACATTCAGTGCAGTTTGTTGCCTCAAGCTCGCTTGCTTCGGGCATGTATTTCTGTCAACTCAGGATTGGCAACTTTTCTCAAACAATCAAACTTGTTTTGATGAAATGA
- a CDS encoding FAD-binding oxidoreductase — protein MADTRTPNAANINDTAVEELRSRVRGTVLRPTDGSYDDVRKIWNGIINKHPGVIVQCTGAADVMAAVNFARDNELPLAVRGGGHNVSGNSVCDYGVVIDLSPMRRVRVDPFNGTARVDGGAKLGDVDHEAQAFGLAVPVGVVSATGIAGLSLHGGMGFLTRKYGLTCDHILSADVVTANGKMVVADAKNNADLLWALRGGGGSFGVVTSFEFKLRPVGPDVWMCIVMYPVAEAKNALNTWRKFMETAPEDVMSIAIYWNAPHEEPVPKEYQGAPVIVLAGCWSGPVEKGEAVFKPLREVATPAVDLSGPMPYLVAQKLFDPEYPDGRRYYWKSIYLKEIDAAVIDMLSDYAAKRPSSLTSIDVWCLGGAIGRVKPEESAFFKRDAPYMLGIEANWEDPKDDELNISWTRSLYKDAEKYSPGGMYFNFPGFLEEGDDLLKQSFGTNYERLRQVKAKYDPQNLFSSNLKISGKA, from the coding sequence ATGGCTGATACGAGAACTCCCAATGCCGCAAATATCAATGATACGGCAGTGGAGGAGCTACGTTCGCGAGTTCGAGGAACTGTACTTCGCCCAACTGACGGCAGCTATGACGACGTCCGAAAAATCTGGAACGGCATTATCAACAAACATCCCGGCGTTATCGTACAATGCACGGGTGCCGCCGATGTGATGGCTGCCGTGAATTTTGCGCGGGACAATGAACTACCCCTGGCAGTGCGGGGCGGCGGGCACAACGTCTCAGGCAATTCGGTTTGCGATTACGGAGTCGTGATTGACCTTTCTCCGATGCGCCGTGTTCGGGTTGATCCTTTCAACGGAACGGCGCGCGTGGACGGAGGAGCAAAACTCGGGGATGTGGACCATGAGGCGCAGGCCTTCGGCCTTGCAGTTCCAGTCGGCGTCGTGTCGGCCACAGGAATTGCTGGTCTTTCGCTCCACGGAGGAATGGGCTTCCTCACCCGCAAGTACGGGCTCACCTGCGACCATATTCTCTCCGCTGATGTCGTCACCGCCAATGGTAAGATGGTGGTGGCCGACGCGAAGAACAACGCTGATCTGCTCTGGGCACTTCGCGGAGGTGGAGGAAGCTTTGGTGTTGTGACCTCGTTTGAGTTCAAGCTTCGTCCTGTCGGGCCGGACGTATGGATGTGCATCGTGATGTATCCTGTAGCGGAAGCGAAGAACGCCTTGAACACATGGAGGAAGTTTATGGAGACCGCACCGGAAGATGTCATGAGCATTGCCATCTACTGGAATGCCCCGCACGAGGAACCGGTACCCAAGGAATATCAGGGCGCACCCGTCATTGTGCTTGCGGGATGCTGGAGCGGACCGGTGGAGAAGGGAGAAGCCGTGTTCAAACCCTTGCGTGAAGTGGCAACCCCCGCCGTTGATCTGAGCGGCCCTATGCCGTACCTCGTTGCACAAAAACTGTTCGATCCTGAGTATCCCGACGGTAGGCGATACTACTGGAAGTCCATTTACCTGAAAGAGATCGACGCCGCAGTCATAGACATGTTGAGCGACTACGCAGCCAAACGTCCGTCCTCGTTGACTTCCATTGATGTGTGGTGCCTGGGTGGAGCAATCGGACGCGTGAAGCCGGAAGAGAGCGCGTTCTTCAAGCGGGATGCACCATACATGCTCGGCATCGAAGCAAACTGGGAAGACCCGAAAGACGATGAGTTGAATATTTCATGGACGCGCAGTCTGTACAAGGACGCGGAGAAATACTCACCGGGCGGGATGTACTTCAATTTTCCCGGTTTTCTTGAGGAGGGGGATGATCTGTTGAAGCAGTCGTTCGGAACCAACTATGAACGGTTGCGTCAAGTGAAGGCAAAATACGATCCGCAGAATCTGTTTTCGTCCAACCTGAAGATTTCGGGTAAAGCATAG
- a CDS encoding helix-turn-helix transcriptional regulator translates to MVCNRCIKVVREELGRLGVDVRSIVLGEVVVAGPVDLGAIRPVLVENGFELIEDQRAKTIEHIKQAVLKLVRRDAEKEPMRLKYSEYISQEIGKDYHSLSTLFSSVENITIEQYIILLRIERAKELLKYGELTLSEISYKLGYSSVQHLSNQFKKVTGMTPSKFKKLVGNARKPLDEVALP, encoded by the coding sequence ATGGTGTGCAACCGCTGCATCAAAGTCGTGCGGGAGGAATTGGGAAGATTGGGAGTTGATGTCAGGAGTATTGTTTTGGGGGAAGTTGTGGTTGCAGGGCCGGTCGATCTCGGCGCGATACGTCCGGTTCTTGTGGAAAACGGTTTTGAACTGATTGAAGATCAGCGGGCGAAAACCATCGAGCACATCAAGCAGGCGGTGCTGAAACTCGTCCGGCGGGACGCCGAAAAAGAGCCGATGCGATTGAAGTACTCGGAGTACATTTCACAGGAAATCGGCAAAGACTATCATTCCCTCAGTACACTATTCTCATCCGTCGAGAATATTACCATCGAGCAATACATCATCCTGCTGCGTATTGAACGCGCGAAAGAACTTCTGAAATACGGCGAGCTGACCCTCAGCGAAATCTCCTACAAACTCGGTTACAGCAGCGTGCAGCATCTTTCCAACCAATTCAAGAAAGTGACGGGCATGACCCCGAGCAAGTTCAAGAAGTTGGTCGGGAATGCGAGGAAGCCGTTGGATGAGGTTGCGTTGCCTTGA
- a CDS encoding heavy-metal-associated domain-containing protein, whose protein sequence is MKSEELKIEGMSCGHCVMSVKKELARLQNVEIEDVQIGKVHVKYDESKISHADLVRAVDEAGYKVVS, encoded by the coding sequence ATGAAATCCGAAGAACTGAAAATCGAAGGCATGTCCTGCGGTCATTGCGTGATGAGTGTGAAGAAGGAACTCGCCAGGCTGCAGAACGTGGAAATCGAAGATGTACAAATCGGGAAGGTGCATGTAAAGTACGACGAATCAAAAATCTCACATGCCGATCTCGTGCGTGCGGTGGATGAAGCGGGCTACAAGGTTGTTTCGTGA
- a CDS encoding copper-translocating P-type ATPase, with protein sequence MATLTLPVQGMTCASCVTRVEKALKKIDGVQEASVNLASEKAKVEFDAAKVNVEKLRAAVADAGYSLVVSETESSQSDGGETHQSRTMQHLKRELILSGSLTVPIMAISMASMFESYASWSPLSLEQTNKLLLLLTTPVLFIPGRRFFKGFWSALKHFSADMNTLVAVGTGSAFVFSTIAVLFPEALGHAGHKGHVYFDTTATIITLILLGKLLESKAKSRASDAIRKLMGLQPKTARVMRDGVEQDVSINDVIAGDAVIVRPGEKIPVDGVVLSGTTTVDESMVTGESMPVEKNIGGNVIGGTINKNGSITMRASAVGKDTLLAHIARLVEEAQGSKAPIQSLADKIASVFVPIVIGIAAVTFAGWYFATDAGFNHALVHFIAVLIIACPCALGLATPTAIMVGTGRGANLGILIKNAGSLERAHRIQTIILDKTGTITEGKPKVTDVVAFDGFDEVTILKHAVSLERKSGHPLGNAIVEYAQRNTVAAVEAEAFQSLTGFGVAGVVEGLPVAVGNLSLLKEYAIHLNGREERLTRFAADGKTPVFVAIDSKPAGIIAIADTIKPTSAEAIRRMKQMGLEVVMITGDNQRTANAIATQAGVERVIAEVLPQDKARSVQELRKEGRTVAMVGDGINDAPALAAADVGIAIGTGTDIAMEAADITLMRGDLMSIVHAIRLSSATLRTIKQNFFWAFVYNTVGIPLAAFGLLDPMMAAAAMAFSSVSVVSNSLRLKRFR encoded by the coding sequence ATGGCAACTCTGACTCTGCCTGTACAGGGAATGACCTGCGCGAGTTGCGTCACGCGGGTTGAGAAAGCCCTGAAGAAAATCGATGGCGTACAGGAAGCCTCAGTGAACCTCGCAAGCGAAAAGGCCAAAGTGGAGTTCGACGCGGCGAAAGTGAACGTCGAGAAACTCCGTGCAGCTGTTGCCGATGCGGGGTATTCGCTTGTGGTATCGGAGACAGAATCAAGCCAATCCGATGGCGGCGAGACCCATCAGAGCCGGACGATGCAGCATCTGAAAAGGGAACTTATCCTCAGCGGCTCGCTCACAGTGCCGATTATGGCGATCAGTATGGCAAGCATGTTTGAGTCATACGCAAGCTGGTCGCCACTTTCGCTTGAACAGACAAACAAGCTGTTGCTGCTTCTGACAACTCCTGTATTGTTCATCCCGGGAAGAAGATTCTTCAAGGGCTTCTGGTCGGCGCTGAAGCATTTCTCCGCCGACATGAATACACTGGTAGCCGTGGGGACGGGATCCGCGTTCGTATTCAGCACCATCGCCGTTCTGTTTCCCGAGGCTTTAGGTCATGCAGGGCATAAGGGACACGTTTACTTCGATACAACAGCGACGATCATTACGCTCATTCTTCTCGGCAAGTTGCTGGAATCGAAGGCAAAGAGCCGGGCTTCCGATGCAATCCGGAAACTCATGGGGCTTCAGCCGAAGACAGCGCGAGTGATGCGAGATGGTGTTGAACAGGACGTGTCCATCAATGATGTTATCGCGGGTGATGCAGTAATCGTCCGGCCGGGCGAGAAGATTCCAGTTGACGGCGTTGTTCTCAGCGGCACGACAACGGTTGATGAATCGATGGTGACAGGCGAAAGCATGCCCGTCGAAAAAAACATTGGCGGCAACGTAATCGGCGGAACGATCAACAAAAACGGCAGCATTACCATGCGGGCGTCCGCGGTGGGGAAGGACACGCTGCTGGCGCATATTGCCCGACTCGTGGAAGAAGCGCAAGGCTCAAAGGCGCCGATTCAAAGTCTCGCCGACAAGATCGCATCAGTGTTTGTTCCGATCGTCATCGGCATCGCCGCCGTTACCTTTGCCGGTTGGTACTTTGCCACTGATGCCGGGTTCAATCATGCGCTCGTGCATTTCATTGCCGTCCTGATCATCGCCTGCCCGTGTGCGCTCGGGCTTGCAACGCCGACGGCGATCATGGTGGGAACGGGACGTGGCGCAAATCTCGGCATACTCATCAAGAATGCCGGGAGTCTTGAGCGTGCCCATCGCATTCAGACCATCATTCTTGATAAAACAGGAACGATCACCGAAGGAAAACCGAAGGTCACTGATGTTGTGGCTTTCGATGGTTTTGATGAGGTGACGATTCTGAAACATGCTGTATCTCTCGAAAGGAAATCCGGGCATCCGCTGGGGAATGCAATTGTTGAGTATGCGCAAAGGAACACTGTTGCAGCCGTTGAAGCCGAGGCGTTCCAATCCCTTACAGGATTTGGCGTGGCCGGAGTTGTTGAAGGATTGCCGGTAGCGGTCGGAAATCTTTCCCTGCTGAAAGAGTACGCGATTCATTTGAACGGAAGAGAAGAGCGGTTGACCAGATTCGCTGCGGACGGGAAGACGCCGGTATTTGTAGCAATCGATTCCAAACCAGCGGGCATCATCGCCATTGCCGACACGATCAAGCCGACATCGGCGGAAGCAATTCGTCGCATGAAGCAAATGGGATTGGAAGTCGTGATGATCACCGGCGACAATCAACGCACGGCGAATGCCATTGCGACGCAAGCAGGAGTTGAGAGAGTGATTGCGGAAGTTCTGCCGCAGGACAAGGCACGATCTGTTCAGGAGTTGAGAAAGGAAGGGAGGACAGTCGCAATGGTCGGCGATGGCATCAACGATGCCCCGGCACTCGCGGCAGCGGATGTCGGCATCGCCATCGGCACTGGAACTGACATTGCAATGGAAGCAGCCGACATAACGCTGATGCGCGGCGACTTGATGAGCATCGTTCACGCGATTCGACTTTCGTCGGCAACATTGCGGACGATCAAACAGAATTTCTTCTGGGCGTTTGTGTATAATACCGTCGGCATCCCTCTCGCGGCATTCGGACTATTGGACCCGATGATGGCCGCGGCGGCGATGGCCTTCAGTTCGGTAAGCGTGGTAAGTAATTCGCTCCGACTCAAACGCTTTCGGTGA